A single window of Malus sylvestris chromosome 5, drMalSylv7.2, whole genome shotgun sequence DNA harbors:
- the LOC126621179 gene encoding MDIS1-interacting receptor like kinase 2-like isoform X1: protein MQLKTTTFHYILLLLSALPLIKTTSTSPEKQAESLIKWKDDLSSSSWPPSLLNSWSLTNLNSLCNWTAIACTKTNTVSKIDLSNMQITGTLALFDFSLFPNLTHFNLSGNYFRGPIPSAIGNLSRLTTLDLSGNKFIEESQNQFSGPIPPSIGQLRELQYLDLSANSLNSSIPSELGLCTNLTHLSLSSNNLNGELPLSLSNLKSLVQLDLHNNRFIGQILPSLVSNWTELVSLNLQQNNFGGTISAEIGLLTQLQYLRLYSNEFSGEIPQSLGNLSKLHVLYLFDNHLTGEIPQSLGKLTQLQLLDLSNNHLTGEIPQSLGKLTQLLGLYLKHNHLTGEIPQSLGNLSGLWRLYLSANNFTGVIPRISGLTGLFDLDLSSNSLSGAIPSELRMLTRLQYFNASHNNLSGEIPSALDHMFTLSSYDFSYNKLTGPLPTSGIFNNAPKSAFVGNHGLRSHAEGPTESKSSSTKSKSANKNMVSVFLFSFLGFATVAIAIAFFLMFHKRSKIRPQVIKTSQNFEDYESMILQEEVKFTFREVVKAMDDFHEKHYIGRGGFGRVYKAELESGQVVAVKRLNTNDSNDIPAINLQSFENEIRTLTTIRHRNIIRLYGFSSRRGCIFLLYEYLQRGSLGKALYGVEGATELGWPTRVKILEGLAHALSYLHHDCSPPIVHCDVTVNNVLLEQDFEPRLSDFGTARLLSIDSSNWTNIVGSLGYMAPELAYIMQVTDKCDVYSFGVVALEVMMGRHPRDMLESQLLESSTSMNENAELLLKDVLDQRLEPPANELAKAVVLVMSIALACIRTRPGLRPTMHFVSQKLSAQSLPCLPEPFGMLTIKKLSAL, encoded by the exons ATGCAACTCAAAACCACGACATTTCACTATATACTCCTGCTGCTGTCCGCATTGCCACTGATCAAAACGACATCAACATCTCCAGAAAAACAAGCAGAATCACTCATCAAATGGAAGGACGACTTGTCTTCATCATCATGGCCACCTTCGCTGCTCAATTCATGGTCCCTCACCAACCTCAACAGCCTCTGCAACTGGACTGCCATTGCCTGCACCAAAACCAATACAGTCTCCAAAATAGACCTCTCCAATATGCAAATTACTGGAACACTGGCTCTTTTCGACTTTTCCCTATTTCCAAATCTCACCCACTTCAACCTGAGTGGCAACTATTTCCGAGGGCCTATACCATCCGCCATTGGAAATCTCTCCAGACTCACAACTTTGGATTTGAGTGGCAACAAGTTTATTGAAGAGAGTCAAAACCAATTCTCTGGCCCAATTCCACCCTCTATAGGCCAACTCAGGGAGCTCCAGTACCTTGATCTTTCAGCCAACTCCTTAAACTCTTCTATCCCTTCTGAGCTTGGTCTTTGTACAAACCTCACCCACTTGTCCCTGTCTTCCAATAACCTCAACGGGGAACTGCCTCTGTCCTTGTCCAATCTGAAAAGCCTCGTTCAATTGGATTTACATAATAATCGATTTATTGGTCAAATCCTTCCTTCTTTGGTCTCCAATTGGACGGAATTGGTCTCTTTGAACCTTCAACAAAATAACTTTGGCGGAACCATTTCAGCAGAAATTGGGCTGTTGACACAATTGCAGTATCTACGCCTTTATTCTAACGAATTCAGCGGAGAGATTCCTCAGAGTCTAGGCAATTTATCTAAGCTTCATGTACTCTATTTGTTCGATAACCACTTGACAGGAGAGATTCCTCAGAGTCTAGGCAAATTGACTCAGCTTCAGCTACTCGATTTGTCCAATAACCACTTGACAGGAGAGATTCCTCAGAGTCTAGGCAAATTGACTCAGCTTCTGGGACTCTATTTGAAGCATAACCATTTGACAGGAGAGATTCCTCAGAGTCTAGGCAATTTATCTGGCCTTTGGCGACTCTATTTGTCTGCTAACAACTTCACAGGAGTGATCCCACGGATTTCAG GCTTAACAGGTTTGTTCGACTTGGATCTCAGTAGCAATTCACTATCGGGTGCAATACCATCAGAATTGCGCATGCTCACAAGATTACAGTATTTCAATGCCTCACACAATAATCTCTCAGGCGAAATCCCATCAGCATTAGATCACATGTTTACTCTAAGCAGCTATGActtttcatataacaaattgacaGGGCCACTCCCAACTAGTGGCATTTTCAATAATGCGCCAAAAAGTGCTTTTGTTGGTAACCATGGCTTGCGGAGTCATGCAGAGGGACCAACTGAAAGTAAATCCTCCAGTACAAAGTCCAAAAGTGCTAACAAGAATATGGtatctgttttccttttttcctttttaggtTTCGCAACGGTTGCAATTGCCATTGCTTTCTTTCTTATGTTTCACAAGAGGTCCAAAATCCGGCCTCAGGTAATCAAAACTTCTCAAAACTTTGAGGATTATGAGTCAATGATATTGCAAGAAGAAGTGAAATTCACATTTCGGGAAGTTGTCAAGGCCATGGACGACTTTCATGAGAAACACTACATTGGGAGAGGCGGATTTGGAAGAGTATACAAGGCAGAGCTCGAATCAGGTCAAGTTGTTGCAGTGAAGAGGCTTAACACGAATGACTCTAATGACATTCCAGCAattaatctccaaagttttGAGAATGAAATCCGAACTTTGACAACTATACGGCATCGCAACATCATAAGGCTATACGGCTTCTCTTCAAGGAGGGGTTGCATATTCTTGCTTTACGAATACTTACAGAGAGGCAGCCTCGGAAAAGCATTGTATGGGGTAGAAGGGGCTACTGAACTTGGGTGGCCAACAAGGGTAAAAATTCTGGAAGGACTTGCTCATGCACTTTCTTACCTGCACCATGACTGCTCACCACCAATTGTTCATTGTGATGTAACTGTCAATAATGTATTGCTCGAGCAGGATTTCGAACCCCGACTCTCAGATTTTGGAACAGCAAGATTGTTGAGTATTGATTCATCCAACTGGACCAACATTGTTGGTTCGCTAGGATACATGGCGCCAG AGCTTGCATATATTATGCAGGTGACCGATAAGTGTGATGTTTATAGCTTCGGAGTGGTGGCACTAGAAGTCATGATGGGAAGGCACCCCAGGGATATGCTAGAGTCCCAACTGTTAGAATCATCAACGTCAATGAATGAAAATGCAGAGTTGCTTTTGAAAGATGTGTTAGATCAAAGACTAGAGCCTCCAGCCAATGAATTGGCGAAGGCAGTGGTGCTTGTAATGAGTATAGCATTGGCTTGTATACGGACGCGTCCTGGATTGCGTCCGACAATGCATTTTGTGTCACAGAAACTATCAGCTCAGAGTCTTCCTTGCCTTCCCGAGCCATTTGGTATGCTTACCATCAAGAAGCTATCAGCCCTATAA
- the LOC126621179 gene encoding MDIS1-interacting receptor like kinase 2-like isoform X2, which produces MQLKTTTFHYILLLLSALPLIKTTSTSPEKQAESLIKWKDDLSSSSWPPSLLNSWSLTNLNSLCNWTAIACTKTNTVSKIDLSNMQITGTLALFDFSLFPNLTHFNLSGNYFRGPIPSAIGNLSRLTTLDLSGNKFIEESQNQFSGPIPPSIGQLRELQYLDLSANSLNSSIPSELGLCTNLTHLSLSSNNLNGELPLSLSNLKSLVQLDLHNNRFIGQILPSLVSNWTELVSLNLQQNNFGGTISAEIGLLTQLQYLRLYSNEFSGEIPQSLGNLSKLHVLYLFDNHLTGEIPQSLGKLTQLQLLDLSNNHLTGEIPQSLGKLTQLLGLYLKHNHLTGEIPQSLGNLSGLWRLYLSANNFTGVIPRISGLTGLFDLDLSSNSLSGAIPSELRMLTRLQYFNASHNNLSGEIPSALDHMFTLSSYDFSYNKLTGPLPTSGIFNNAPKSAFVGNHGLRSHAEGPTESKSSSTKSKSANKNMVSVFLFSFLGFATVAIAIAFFLMFHKRSKIRPQVIKTSQNFEDYESMILQEEVKFTFREVVKAMDDFHEKHYIGRGGFGRVYKAELESGQVVAVKRLNTNDSNDIPAINLQSFENEIRTLTTIRHRNIIRLYGFSSRRGCIFLLYEYLQRGSLGKALYGVEGATELGWPTRDFEPRLSDFGTARLLSIDSSNWTNIVGSLGYMAPELAYIMQVTDKCDVYSFGVVALEVMMGRHPRDMLESQLLESSTSMNENAELLLKDVLDQRLEPPANELAKAVVLVMSIALACIRTRPGLRPTMHFVSQKLSAQSLPCLPEPFGMLTIKKLSAL; this is translated from the exons ATGCAACTCAAAACCACGACATTTCACTATATACTCCTGCTGCTGTCCGCATTGCCACTGATCAAAACGACATCAACATCTCCAGAAAAACAAGCAGAATCACTCATCAAATGGAAGGACGACTTGTCTTCATCATCATGGCCACCTTCGCTGCTCAATTCATGGTCCCTCACCAACCTCAACAGCCTCTGCAACTGGACTGCCATTGCCTGCACCAAAACCAATACAGTCTCCAAAATAGACCTCTCCAATATGCAAATTACTGGAACACTGGCTCTTTTCGACTTTTCCCTATTTCCAAATCTCACCCACTTCAACCTGAGTGGCAACTATTTCCGAGGGCCTATACCATCCGCCATTGGAAATCTCTCCAGACTCACAACTTTGGATTTGAGTGGCAACAAGTTTATTGAAGAGAGTCAAAACCAATTCTCTGGCCCAATTCCACCCTCTATAGGCCAACTCAGGGAGCTCCAGTACCTTGATCTTTCAGCCAACTCCTTAAACTCTTCTATCCCTTCTGAGCTTGGTCTTTGTACAAACCTCACCCACTTGTCCCTGTCTTCCAATAACCTCAACGGGGAACTGCCTCTGTCCTTGTCCAATCTGAAAAGCCTCGTTCAATTGGATTTACATAATAATCGATTTATTGGTCAAATCCTTCCTTCTTTGGTCTCCAATTGGACGGAATTGGTCTCTTTGAACCTTCAACAAAATAACTTTGGCGGAACCATTTCAGCAGAAATTGGGCTGTTGACACAATTGCAGTATCTACGCCTTTATTCTAACGAATTCAGCGGAGAGATTCCTCAGAGTCTAGGCAATTTATCTAAGCTTCATGTACTCTATTTGTTCGATAACCACTTGACAGGAGAGATTCCTCAGAGTCTAGGCAAATTGACTCAGCTTCAGCTACTCGATTTGTCCAATAACCACTTGACAGGAGAGATTCCTCAGAGTCTAGGCAAATTGACTCAGCTTCTGGGACTCTATTTGAAGCATAACCATTTGACAGGAGAGATTCCTCAGAGTCTAGGCAATTTATCTGGCCTTTGGCGACTCTATTTGTCTGCTAACAACTTCACAGGAGTGATCCCACGGATTTCAG GCTTAACAGGTTTGTTCGACTTGGATCTCAGTAGCAATTCACTATCGGGTGCAATACCATCAGAATTGCGCATGCTCACAAGATTACAGTATTTCAATGCCTCACACAATAATCTCTCAGGCGAAATCCCATCAGCATTAGATCACATGTTTACTCTAAGCAGCTATGActtttcatataacaaattgacaGGGCCACTCCCAACTAGTGGCATTTTCAATAATGCGCCAAAAAGTGCTTTTGTTGGTAACCATGGCTTGCGGAGTCATGCAGAGGGACCAACTGAAAGTAAATCCTCCAGTACAAAGTCCAAAAGTGCTAACAAGAATATGGtatctgttttccttttttcctttttaggtTTCGCAACGGTTGCAATTGCCATTGCTTTCTTTCTTATGTTTCACAAGAGGTCCAAAATCCGGCCTCAGGTAATCAAAACTTCTCAAAACTTTGAGGATTATGAGTCAATGATATTGCAAGAAGAAGTGAAATTCACATTTCGGGAAGTTGTCAAGGCCATGGACGACTTTCATGAGAAACACTACATTGGGAGAGGCGGATTTGGAAGAGTATACAAGGCAGAGCTCGAATCAGGTCAAGTTGTTGCAGTGAAGAGGCTTAACACGAATGACTCTAATGACATTCCAGCAattaatctccaaagttttGAGAATGAAATCCGAACTTTGACAACTATACGGCATCGCAACATCATAAGGCTATACGGCTTCTCTTCAAGGAGGGGTTGCATATTCTTGCTTTACGAATACTTACAGAGAGGCAGCCTCGGAAAAGCATTGTATGGGGTAGAAGGGGCTACTGAACTTGGGTGGCCAACAAGG GATTTCGAACCCCGACTCTCAGATTTTGGAACAGCAAGATTGTTGAGTATTGATTCATCCAACTGGACCAACATTGTTGGTTCGCTAGGATACATGGCGCCAG AGCTTGCATATATTATGCAGGTGACCGATAAGTGTGATGTTTATAGCTTCGGAGTGGTGGCACTAGAAGTCATGATGGGAAGGCACCCCAGGGATATGCTAGAGTCCCAACTGTTAGAATCATCAACGTCAATGAATGAAAATGCAGAGTTGCTTTTGAAAGATGTGTTAGATCAAAGACTAGAGCCTCCAGCCAATGAATTGGCGAAGGCAGTGGTGCTTGTAATGAGTATAGCATTGGCTTGTATACGGACGCGTCCTGGATTGCGTCCGACAATGCATTTTGTGTCACAGAAACTATCAGCTCAGAGTCTTCCTTGCCTTCCCGAGCCATTTGGTATGCTTACCATCAAGAAGCTATCAGCCCTATAA
- the LOC126621179 gene encoding MDIS1-interacting receptor like kinase 2-like isoform X4, translated as MQLKTTTFHYILLLLSALPLIKTTSTSPEKQAESLIKWKDDLSSSSWPPSLLNSWSLTNLNSLCNWTAIACTKTNTVSKIDLSNMQITGTLALFDFSLFPNLTHFNLSGNYFRGPIPSAIGNLSRLTTLDLSGNKFIEESQNQFSGPIPPSIGQLRELQYLDLSANSLNSSIPSELGLCTNLTHLSLSSNNLNGELPLSLSNLKSLVQLDLHNNRFIGQILPSLVSNWTELVSLNLQQNNFGGTISAEIGLLTQLQYLRLYSNEFSGEIPQSLGNLSKLHVLYLFDNHLTGEIPQSLGKLTQLQLLDLSNNHLTGEIPQSLGKLTQLLGLYLKHNHLTGEIPQSLGNLSGLWRLYLSANNFTGVIPRISGLTGLFDLDLSSNSLSGAIPSELRMLTRLQYFNASHNNLSGEIPSALDHMFTLSSYDFSYNKLTGPLPTSGIFNNAPKSAFVGNHGLRSHAEGPTESKSSSTKSKSANKNMVSVFLFSFLGFATVAIAIAFFLMFHKRSKIRPQVIKTSQNFEDYESMILQEEVKFTFREVVKAMDDFHEKHYIGRGGFGRVYKAELESGQVVAVKRLNTNDSNDIPAINLQSFENEIRTLTTIRHRNIIRLYGFSSRRGCIFLLYEYLQRGSLGKALYGVEGATELGWPTRDFEPRLSDFGTARLLSIDSSNWTNIVGSLGYMAPGDR; from the exons ATGCAACTCAAAACCACGACATTTCACTATATACTCCTGCTGCTGTCCGCATTGCCACTGATCAAAACGACATCAACATCTCCAGAAAAACAAGCAGAATCACTCATCAAATGGAAGGACGACTTGTCTTCATCATCATGGCCACCTTCGCTGCTCAATTCATGGTCCCTCACCAACCTCAACAGCCTCTGCAACTGGACTGCCATTGCCTGCACCAAAACCAATACAGTCTCCAAAATAGACCTCTCCAATATGCAAATTACTGGAACACTGGCTCTTTTCGACTTTTCCCTATTTCCAAATCTCACCCACTTCAACCTGAGTGGCAACTATTTCCGAGGGCCTATACCATCCGCCATTGGAAATCTCTCCAGACTCACAACTTTGGATTTGAGTGGCAACAAGTTTATTGAAGAGAGTCAAAACCAATTCTCTGGCCCAATTCCACCCTCTATAGGCCAACTCAGGGAGCTCCAGTACCTTGATCTTTCAGCCAACTCCTTAAACTCTTCTATCCCTTCTGAGCTTGGTCTTTGTACAAACCTCACCCACTTGTCCCTGTCTTCCAATAACCTCAACGGGGAACTGCCTCTGTCCTTGTCCAATCTGAAAAGCCTCGTTCAATTGGATTTACATAATAATCGATTTATTGGTCAAATCCTTCCTTCTTTGGTCTCCAATTGGACGGAATTGGTCTCTTTGAACCTTCAACAAAATAACTTTGGCGGAACCATTTCAGCAGAAATTGGGCTGTTGACACAATTGCAGTATCTACGCCTTTATTCTAACGAATTCAGCGGAGAGATTCCTCAGAGTCTAGGCAATTTATCTAAGCTTCATGTACTCTATTTGTTCGATAACCACTTGACAGGAGAGATTCCTCAGAGTCTAGGCAAATTGACTCAGCTTCAGCTACTCGATTTGTCCAATAACCACTTGACAGGAGAGATTCCTCAGAGTCTAGGCAAATTGACTCAGCTTCTGGGACTCTATTTGAAGCATAACCATTTGACAGGAGAGATTCCTCAGAGTCTAGGCAATTTATCTGGCCTTTGGCGACTCTATTTGTCTGCTAACAACTTCACAGGAGTGATCCCACGGATTTCAG GCTTAACAGGTTTGTTCGACTTGGATCTCAGTAGCAATTCACTATCGGGTGCAATACCATCAGAATTGCGCATGCTCACAAGATTACAGTATTTCAATGCCTCACACAATAATCTCTCAGGCGAAATCCCATCAGCATTAGATCACATGTTTACTCTAAGCAGCTATGActtttcatataacaaattgacaGGGCCACTCCCAACTAGTGGCATTTTCAATAATGCGCCAAAAAGTGCTTTTGTTGGTAACCATGGCTTGCGGAGTCATGCAGAGGGACCAACTGAAAGTAAATCCTCCAGTACAAAGTCCAAAAGTGCTAACAAGAATATGGtatctgttttccttttttcctttttaggtTTCGCAACGGTTGCAATTGCCATTGCTTTCTTTCTTATGTTTCACAAGAGGTCCAAAATCCGGCCTCAGGTAATCAAAACTTCTCAAAACTTTGAGGATTATGAGTCAATGATATTGCAAGAAGAAGTGAAATTCACATTTCGGGAAGTTGTCAAGGCCATGGACGACTTTCATGAGAAACACTACATTGGGAGAGGCGGATTTGGAAGAGTATACAAGGCAGAGCTCGAATCAGGTCAAGTTGTTGCAGTGAAGAGGCTTAACACGAATGACTCTAATGACATTCCAGCAattaatctccaaagttttGAGAATGAAATCCGAACTTTGACAACTATACGGCATCGCAACATCATAAGGCTATACGGCTTCTCTTCAAGGAGGGGTTGCATATTCTTGCTTTACGAATACTTACAGAGAGGCAGCCTCGGAAAAGCATTGTATGGGGTAGAAGGGGCTACTGAACTTGGGTGGCCAACAAGG GATTTCGAACCCCGACTCTCAGATTTTGGAACAGCAAGATTGTTGAGTATTGATTCATCCAACTGGACCAACATTGTTGGTTCGCTAGGATACATGGCGCCAG GTGACCGATAA
- the LOC126621179 gene encoding MDIS1-interacting receptor like kinase 2-like isoform X3, with protein sequence MQLKTTTFHYILLLLSALPLIKTTSTSPEKQAESLIKWKDDLSSSSWPPSLLNSWSLTNLNSLCNWTAIACTKTNTVSKIDLSNMQITGTLALFDFSLFPNLTHFNLSGNYFRGPIPSAIGNLSRLTTLDLSGNKFIEESQNQFSGPIPPSIGQLRELQYLDLSANSLNSSIPSELGLCTNLTHLSLSSNNLNGELPLSLSNLKSLVQLDLHNNRFIGQILPSLVSNWTELVSLNLQQNNFGGTISAEIGLLTQLQYLRLYSNEFSGEIPQSLGNLSKLHVLYLFDNHLTGEIPQSLGKLTQLQLLDLSNNHLTGEIPQSLGKLTQLLGLYLKHNHLTGEIPQSLGNLSGLWRLYLSANNFTGVIPRISGLTGLFDLDLSSNSLSGAIPSELRMLTRLQYFNASHNNLSGEIPSALDHMFTLSSYDFSYNKLTGPLPTSGIFNNAPKSAFVGNHGLRSHAEGPTESKSSSTKSKSANKNMVSVFLFSFLGFATVAIAIAFFLMFHKRSKIRPQVIKTSQNFEDYESMILQEEVKFTFREVVKAMDDFHEKHYIGRGGFGRVYKAELESGQVVAVKRLNTNDSNDIPAINLQSFENEIRTLTTIRHRNIIRLYGFSSRRGCIFLLYEYLQRGSLGKALYGVEGATELGWPTRVKILEGLAHALSYLHHDCSPPIVHCDVTVNNVLLEQDFEPRLSDFGTARLLSIDSSNWTNIVGSLGYMAPGDR encoded by the exons ATGCAACTCAAAACCACGACATTTCACTATATACTCCTGCTGCTGTCCGCATTGCCACTGATCAAAACGACATCAACATCTCCAGAAAAACAAGCAGAATCACTCATCAAATGGAAGGACGACTTGTCTTCATCATCATGGCCACCTTCGCTGCTCAATTCATGGTCCCTCACCAACCTCAACAGCCTCTGCAACTGGACTGCCATTGCCTGCACCAAAACCAATACAGTCTCCAAAATAGACCTCTCCAATATGCAAATTACTGGAACACTGGCTCTTTTCGACTTTTCCCTATTTCCAAATCTCACCCACTTCAACCTGAGTGGCAACTATTTCCGAGGGCCTATACCATCCGCCATTGGAAATCTCTCCAGACTCACAACTTTGGATTTGAGTGGCAACAAGTTTATTGAAGAGAGTCAAAACCAATTCTCTGGCCCAATTCCACCCTCTATAGGCCAACTCAGGGAGCTCCAGTACCTTGATCTTTCAGCCAACTCCTTAAACTCTTCTATCCCTTCTGAGCTTGGTCTTTGTACAAACCTCACCCACTTGTCCCTGTCTTCCAATAACCTCAACGGGGAACTGCCTCTGTCCTTGTCCAATCTGAAAAGCCTCGTTCAATTGGATTTACATAATAATCGATTTATTGGTCAAATCCTTCCTTCTTTGGTCTCCAATTGGACGGAATTGGTCTCTTTGAACCTTCAACAAAATAACTTTGGCGGAACCATTTCAGCAGAAATTGGGCTGTTGACACAATTGCAGTATCTACGCCTTTATTCTAACGAATTCAGCGGAGAGATTCCTCAGAGTCTAGGCAATTTATCTAAGCTTCATGTACTCTATTTGTTCGATAACCACTTGACAGGAGAGATTCCTCAGAGTCTAGGCAAATTGACTCAGCTTCAGCTACTCGATTTGTCCAATAACCACTTGACAGGAGAGATTCCTCAGAGTCTAGGCAAATTGACTCAGCTTCTGGGACTCTATTTGAAGCATAACCATTTGACAGGAGAGATTCCTCAGAGTCTAGGCAATTTATCTGGCCTTTGGCGACTCTATTTGTCTGCTAACAACTTCACAGGAGTGATCCCACGGATTTCAG GCTTAACAGGTTTGTTCGACTTGGATCTCAGTAGCAATTCACTATCGGGTGCAATACCATCAGAATTGCGCATGCTCACAAGATTACAGTATTTCAATGCCTCACACAATAATCTCTCAGGCGAAATCCCATCAGCATTAGATCACATGTTTACTCTAAGCAGCTATGActtttcatataacaaattgacaGGGCCACTCCCAACTAGTGGCATTTTCAATAATGCGCCAAAAAGTGCTTTTGTTGGTAACCATGGCTTGCGGAGTCATGCAGAGGGACCAACTGAAAGTAAATCCTCCAGTACAAAGTCCAAAAGTGCTAACAAGAATATGGtatctgttttccttttttcctttttaggtTTCGCAACGGTTGCAATTGCCATTGCTTTCTTTCTTATGTTTCACAAGAGGTCCAAAATCCGGCCTCAGGTAATCAAAACTTCTCAAAACTTTGAGGATTATGAGTCAATGATATTGCAAGAAGAAGTGAAATTCACATTTCGGGAAGTTGTCAAGGCCATGGACGACTTTCATGAGAAACACTACATTGGGAGAGGCGGATTTGGAAGAGTATACAAGGCAGAGCTCGAATCAGGTCAAGTTGTTGCAGTGAAGAGGCTTAACACGAATGACTCTAATGACATTCCAGCAattaatctccaaagttttGAGAATGAAATCCGAACTTTGACAACTATACGGCATCGCAACATCATAAGGCTATACGGCTTCTCTTCAAGGAGGGGTTGCATATTCTTGCTTTACGAATACTTACAGAGAGGCAGCCTCGGAAAAGCATTGTATGGGGTAGAAGGGGCTACTGAACTTGGGTGGCCAACAAGGGTAAAAATTCTGGAAGGACTTGCTCATGCACTTTCTTACCTGCACCATGACTGCTCACCACCAATTGTTCATTGTGATGTAACTGTCAATAATGTATTGCTCGAGCAGGATTTCGAACCCCGACTCTCAGATTTTGGAACAGCAAGATTGTTGAGTATTGATTCATCCAACTGGACCAACATTGTTGGTTCGCTAGGATACATGGCGCCAG GTGACCGATAA
- the LOC126621180 gene encoding uncharacterized protein LOC126621180 isoform X2 — MAVEPGRISLRRKTPEKRRSFSHRRRKEAEEEEEEEEEQCSKERQRQSPVADDEAEIYDGIRAAFPLSFGKQSKSQTSLEAIHNTTRRSVTNKPPGKPSSDAVKTNGLPSLSPFSQTWLSSLCTHKNLNPDPVSNENDDGEAMVGPPPPPPQSNLGDDDYDERDMIGPPRPPAGSSRDDYDSDSDSEANFENRFRIPLSNKIVLKGHTKVVSALAVDHTGSRVVSGSYDYSVRMYDFQGMDSSCSLSGSSSHRKATKFEPSAGVPQRIGFSVLRAQLRQR, encoded by the coding sequence ATGGCTGTGGAGCCTGGACGCATAAGTCTTCGTCGGAAAACACCAGAAAAACGTCGAAGTTTCAGCCATCGACGACGAAAAGaagctgaagaagaagaagaagaagaagaagaacaatgcAGTAAAGAGAGACAGAGACAAAGTCCAGTGGCGGACGACGAGGCGGAGATATACGACGGAATTAGAGCTGCGTTTCCTCTCTCATTCGGGAAGCAATCCAAGTCTCAAACCTCTCTCGAAGCCATTCATAACACGACTCGCCGTTCCGTCACCAACAAACCTCCGGGAAAACCTTCCTCCGACGCTGTCAAAACGAATGGCCTCCCTTCTCTTTCCCCCTTCTCCCAAACCTGGCTCAGCTCCCTCTGCACCCACAAAAACCTTAACCCTGACCCCGTCTCTAACGAGAACGACGATGGCGAAGCCATGGTTGGACCaccccctccgccgccgcagTCCAATCTTGGCGACGACGATTACGACGAGCGTGATATGATTGGCCCACCGAGGCCGCCGGCGGGGTCCAGTAGGGACGACTACGATTCCGATTCCGATTCGGAGGCGAATTTCGAGAACAGGTTTCGGATTCCGCTGAGCAATAAGATTGTTCTCAAGGGCCACACAAAAGTCGTTTCTGCCCTCGCCGTCGATCACACTGGGTCTCGAGTTGTTTCCGGCAGCTACGACTACTCCGTGCGGATGTACGATTTCCAGGGAATGGATTCAAGTTGCAGTCTTTCCGGCAGCTCGAGCCATCGGAAGGCCACCAAGTTCGAACCATCAGCTGGAGTCCCACAGCGGATCGGTTTCTCTGTGTTACGGGCTCAGCTACGGCAAAGGTAG